From a region of the Sander lucioperca isolate FBNREF2018 chromosome 8, SLUC_FBN_1.2, whole genome shotgun sequence genome:
- the serp2 gene encoding stress-associated endoplasmic reticulum protein 2 isoform X2, whose protein sequence is MVAKQRIRMANEKHSKNITQRGNVAKTLRPQEEKYPVGPWLLALFVFVVCGSAIFQIIQSIRMGM, encoded by the exons ATGGTGGCTAAACAGAGGATCCGCATGGCCAACGAGAAACACAGCAAGAACATCACGCAGAGAGGAAACGTAGCCAAGACGCTG CGACCACAAGAGGAGAAGTATCCTGTGGGTCCCTGGCTGCTTGCCCTCTTTGTATTTGTTGTGTGTGGATCAG CCATATTTCAGATCATCCAGAGCATCCGAATGGGGATGTGA
- the serp2 gene encoding stress-associated endoplasmic reticulum protein 2 isoform X1 yields the protein MTLAQIGDVHSATTRGEVSCGSLAACPLCICCVWISHISDHPEHPNGDVMQKKRPDSCSPPLMPSLSLASPHLHTPDPFQRPRD from the exons ATGACATTAGCCCAGATAGGTGACGTTCACTCCG CGACCACAAGAGGAGAAGTATCCTGTGGGTCCCTGGCTGCTTGCCCTCTTTGTATTTGTTGTGTGTGGATCAG CCATATTTCAGATCATCCAGAGCATCCGAATGGGGATGTGATGCAGAAGAAGCGTCCGGATTCCTGTTCCCCCCCCCTCATGCCTTCACTGAGCCTGGCTAGCCCGCACCTGCACACCCCTGACCCCTTCCAGAGGCCCAGAGACTGA
- the LOC116037717 gene encoding TSC22 domain family protein 1-like isoform X2 — protein sequence MSSMNTPCYTVAMDLGVCQLRHFSISFLSSLLSADVKLDNSSSGASVVAIDNKIEQAMDLVKSHLMYAVREEVEVLKEQIKELIDRNSQLEQENTLLKTLASPEQMAQFQAQVQTGSPPAPSTSATPGPPSTAALAQPPSHIAGPSA from the exons ATGAGCAGCATGAATACGCCGTGCTACACCGTGGCTATGGATCTAGGCGTCTGCCAGCTGAGACATTTCTCCATATCGTTTCTGTCGTCTTTATTGAGCGCAGATGTGAAGCTCGACAATAG TTCGTCAGGAGCCAGCGTTGTGGCCATAGACAACAAGATTGAACAAGCAATG gaCCTGGTGAAGAGTCACCTGATGTATGCCGTGCGTGAGGAGGTGGAGGTCCTAAAGGAGCAGATCAAGGAGCTGATTGACCGTAACTCTCAGTTGGAGCAGGAGAACACCCTGTTGAAGACACTGGCCAGCCCAGAGCAGATGGCCCAGTTCCAGGCCCAGGTTCAGACCGGCTCCCCGCCTGCCCCTTCAACATCTGCCACACCGGGACCCCCAAGCACCGCTGCACTTGCTCAGCCTCCCTCGCACATCGCTGGCCCGTCGGCGTAG